Genomic window (Jeotgalibaca ciconiae):
CTGAATTCTTATCCTTAGAACTGATATAGGCGTTCCCTATTAAAGTACCATTTAGCAAATTAATTTTTTTATCTGCCAATAAGGATGCATTTTTAGGAAGTTCAGGCAAACTGCCCCCGCTATCTTTATCAAACCACTTTACAGTCATTTTTTTCTCTACTACCCTTTTTTTCCGATTTATTATTCCGGTCGACTGAATGATATATTCTTGTGGATTCGCGCCAGCTTTTATTTCTATAGCAACTTCAGGAGAATCACCAAATTGTGTTTCAAAATCTTGGTATACTTCTCCATCTATGGAAGATATAACAGAATTTACATTGTTATAAAAAGAGTTTTCTGTCTGAGCATTGTGATACTCAGCTAACACTTGGACATAAACATCTTCATACGCTCTCTTCGCACCAGCCTCGGCAATATAATAAGCAGAAGTATCATCTCGGTTGATATCGCTCAAGCGGAAGCTTCCCAACGTCAGAACGCCAATCGATGCTCCCAAAACCGATAGCACCAATAGAACCATTAAGGTCAAAACTAATCCACTGCCTTCTTCGCCAGATACAACTGTGCTTTTTCGTTTCACCTTACTCACCTCTAAAGTAAATCATGGTCACATATTCTTCTAGATTTTCACCCATGAGTGTCAATTCAATTGAGGAACCATCTTCAGATTTTTCGCAGCCAAAACGTTCGATGTTCTCCGCAATGATTGCTGTTCCTTTTGAAATAATTTGATTACCGACTAATTCAAAAAGGATTGTGCCATCTACATAAATTGCCCCTTCTTCAATTGCTACTTTATCAGCTGATAGCCCGCGTAATTCCCTAGACATTGAAGATAAACCTGCTGATAACTCATTGGCCTGACTTGCTTCAGAAGCTTGCTTGACATACTGCTTCTGACCGAAGATATGAATCGATCCTACAAGTAAGATGACTACTGATAAGAGGGTCAAACTAGCCAACAATTCAACGAGTGTCATCCCTTCTTCCTCGACTAAATCAATCTCCAGCATCTTGCTTCTCAAGCGTGAGATAGGTTTCCATCTGCGCATAGGTTTTCTCTCCCTTCCTTACAGTTACAAATGCGTTGTAAAGATTAATATCTGGTAATTTCGTTATCTTTACTCTAATTGTAAAGTCGTTCTCTGGACTTGTTTTTACAATTTCGCCGTTTTCATCCAGATCAATGTCTTCAATTTTTGTATATTGATTGAGCTCTTCTAGTTCAGCCTGTGCAATAAAAGTTGCAAAATTAACATCCTTCGTTTGATTATTTGTCTTTGATGCTTGAATAAAAAAGGATAGGAATGTGGTTACAATCAATGAGATTAAAACAATAGAAGCCAGTACTTCGACCAATGTCATTCCTGACTCATCTTTGGTAATAGTTATAGGAGATTTTCCATAATTATATTTCATCGTTTTCTTCCTTCTTGAAGAATAATATTTACTTATAATTTGATAATTCCATTTCTTTTTATTGATTCAATTTTATTAAAAACGTCAAATATAATTATATTATCACACCGGCAAACTGTCAATGACTTTTGTTTCACGTATATTGCTGGAAACATCGGTTTGAAAAAATATTGTCTTATTTAATTACAATAAAGCGCTTGCTAAAGAAATAACAAGATAAAATAGGACATATTTTATTAACATTTGTTTATTTGTGTTTTTATTACTCACCTTACACTAAAATTATTTAAAGTTTTTATAACTTTTTTATAATAAAAGACACTTCTTTTCATTTTGTAAATAAAAAAAGATACCTTCACAAAATGAAAGTATCCTTTAAAAATATTTATTGCTGATTATAGATAACCAACTGCCATTAGGAGTTAATTTCCTGCGTTGACATGATATCATCGGGGTTCACATATTTATCATTATTTCTATCGCTGACATACAACTGATCGCGTCCATTATTCTTCGCTTTATACATGGCACTATCAGCTCGTTTCCATACTTTATGAAAACTCTCGTCCTCCCGTGCATAGGCCAATCCCACTGAAAGGGTAACAGAAATGGTATGGTGCCGATTGATTGGAATCGGCCGATTGACAACGTTGTCCATTATATCCGCAACAGCTAATTCTGCTTCTTTCAGGGATAGACCTGTTATAATAATCGCAAATTCTTCTCCACCAATACGATATATAGTTGTATTATTTGTCGAATAAGCAGAAAAAACTTGGGCAATCCCCCATAGGATTTTATCGCCAGCATCGTGTCCGTACCGATCGTTGTATGATTTAAACCAATCAATATCCAATACAGCTACGCTCATATCCGTTTGACGATTGTTTTCCAATTTATTTAGCCGTTCCTTAAATTTTCGTACATTTAACAAATGTGTTAGATAATCATAATCTGTTCTTTCACGCAAAATCCGTAAATCATCCATCATAAAATATAAAGCAGTTATCATCGCATAACCAAAAATGGAGATGATAAGATAAAATAAGAATGTTTGATCCAAATTTTGTAGAAAGAAGTAGCTACTTATAGCTGTGATTATTAAATTAAAGGTAACTAAAGCTATTAATTGACCATATGATTGGAATTTCTTTTCAGCTATCTTTTTGATTGCGCACATCGATAGAGCAAGAAAAAGGCAGCCAAGTACTCCTATCAGAGGATTTTTGTCCATCGTAAAATAGAGATAAACAATTTCAACTAGCAGCATGCTTGGAATGGTAATCTTCCAGCCTAGGTATATCATGGAGATACTAAAAAGCAAAGGTCGAAAATCAAGATATGCTCCCATAAAAAAGATCGATAATTCTAATAGCGCGATGCCGAGAATCGTCTCTACTAGTATAAACAGAAAAAATTCTTTTCTAGTAAAAAATTCTTTATCCGACACTCCGCTATTTATACGATAATAGAGATATATTGGAATCATGATAACAGCGATATTAGCAATGATATTAGCGAACATAACAAACTCCCGTTCAAAAACTTATTTTCCAGTGCTGCCTTGCATAGCAGCAACTAATATTTTTTACAGCCTTCTTCCTCTCCCCCAAAAATAGCCCTGTTGAAAAATAACGCCCATCTCGTGTAACTTAGCAGCTAGTTCTGCATCTTCTACTGCTTCAACTACCAGCTTGACTTGATGGTGCCTGGCTATTTCTATCCATCCCTTCAGAAAATGAAGCAATGTACTTCTATTCATCTTTCGAAAAGGCAGGATTGAAAACTTTATACTAGAGAGGACATCAATATGTTCCATGACAAATTGCATACTATTCAGACCACAATCTACATCATCCAATGCAATTGTAAAACCCATTTCATTGATTTGGTTCATCCACTGTCTTGTTGAAAAAACTCTTCTAGTATAATCCTCTGGTGGAAACTCGGTAAATTCAATCGTGATCCGGTCACTATACATTTGAATCGATTTTAAAAACTCCCAAGTGGACTCATAAGTTAGTTGTTGAGGATGTAGATTGAGTGATAAGTCAGCATTTGGTATTCTTTCCATATAATCATATACCATCTCAGTGTATTGTTCTAATAGCAATTCATTACTATCCTCATCTGCTATTAACGTCATAAATAGTTCAAAAGGAAAGGAAGAATTTTCTTTTGATCGTAATAAGACTTCATAAGAACATACATCTTGTTCTAGTGAAGATACAGCTTGGATGATAGGTTGAAAAACAAAATACAAATCATCTATCTTTTCTTTTATCGCATTTGAACTCAAAATAGTATATTTTCCTTTCTATAAAGCCTTCGGATGAAGGAGATTCTTTTAGCAGCATTCAATAAATTGTTTTGTATCTTTAGATAGTAAAACATACCGCATACTATAGTAATCGGTTCAAATTTTACTTTTTTAAGTTTAGTTTTCGAAAAAAGACTAATTTCATAGAAAGACAGAAAGAAGCTGAGATTAATCCCAGCTCTTCCTTTTTTCTATTTAACTCATTTCAAACGCACCGGTATATAATTGATAGTACTCTCCTTTTTGATCAATCAGTTCATCATGATTTCCTCTTTCAATAATTCTACCTTGTTCCATTACCATGATTGCATCTGAATTTCGGATGGTGGACAGTCGGTGAGCAATAACGAATACCGTTCGTCCTTCCATCAATGCATCCATCCCGCGTTGAACAATTGCCTCTGTTCTTGTATCGATACTTGAAGTAGCTTCATCCAGAATCAATACAGGAGGATTTGCGACAGCTGCTCTGGCAATTGCTAACAATTGGCGTTGTCCTTGTGATAGCGACCCGCCATCTCCGGTCAATTCTGTATCATAGCCGTGTGGTAATTGCTTGATAAAAAAGTCTGCATTTGCTAATTTTGCCGCTGCTTCAACTTCTTCATCCGTTGCATCCAATCTTCCGTATCGAATATTTTCTTTAATTGTTCCTGAAAACAAATGCGTATCTTGTAAGACAATCCCAAGTGATTTTCTTAAATCATCTTTTTTGATATCCTTGATATCAAGCCCATCATAAGTAATCATTCCTTGTTGAATATCATAAAAACGATTAATCAAGTTCGTGATGGTTGTTTTTCCAGCGCCTGTTGCTCCAACGAAGGCGATTTTTTGCCCTGGTTTAGCAAACAAGCTAATGCTATGGAGAACTGTTTTGTTCTCATTATAACCAAATGTCACATCTTTAAAGCGAACATCTCCAGTCAGTTCTATATAGTTAATAGCACTGTCCGAAGTCTTTTTCCAAGCCCAATGTCCTGTCCGTTCACTTACTTCTTCAATTTCACCATCAAGATTTTTCTTTATATTCACCAATTCAATCGTTCCCGTGTCTTCTTCTGGTTCTTCATCCAATAGTTGGAAAATCCGTTGTGCTCCTGCCAGCGAAAGAACGATCGCATTAAATTGTTGCGAAATCTGAGAAACGGGCATCGTGATACTCTTGGTGAACTGTACGAAAGAAGCAATACTACCAATTGTCAATGCCGTAACGCCTGTAATAGAAAAAATTGAACCCACTACTGCTGTTAATAGATAAGTAAAGTTTCCGATATTCCCCATAATTGGCATTAATATATTTGCATAAGTATTTGCTTTTGTTGCATTCTCCCTTAAATCCTCATTCAACTTATCAAAATCAGCAATTGCTTCATCTTCATGATTAAATACTTTAACAACCTTTTGTCCTTCAATCATTTCCTCTACATATCCATTTAAAGCTCCCAATGCAGATTGTTGAATAGAGAAGTAGCGACCACTCCTGCTTCCTAAGAAACGAATCACATAGACCATCAATCCAACCATCACTAAAACAAATAGAGTCATTGGAACATTAATAATAAACATCGCAATTACAATAGATAGAATCATAATAAAGGAAGAGAAAGTCTGCGGAACAGACTGACTGATCATCTGTCTCAATGTATCGATATCATTGGTATAGTGACTCATGATATCTCCGGTAGCATTGCTATCAAAATAGCGTATCGGTAAAGTTTCCATATGTTCAAACATTTCGTCACGAATATCTTTCAATATGCCTTGCGCTACTGTAACCATGGAACGATTATAAACATAGGTGAACAGTGCTCCGGTTAAATACAATCCTGCCATCAACCCAATTACACGAGCTAAGTTAGAAAAATCAGGATTTTCTTGTAAAACTAACGGAGCAATATAATCATCAATCAATACTTTTGTAAAACTGATTCCAATTGCATTTGTTCCTGCACTGATTAAAATACTGACAACAACAACGATTAGACGTAACTTGTATTCTTTTGTTGCATAAGAAAGGATTCTTTTTAATATTTTCAAGGGACTTACGGTTGCTTTACTCATCGGTTTATTCTTCAATGATTGTCCCTCCTTTTACTTGAGATTCATATACTTCTTTATAAATCGCATTATTTCCTAACAATTCTTCATGCGTTCCAATTCCATCAATTTTCCCTTCATTTAATACAATAATTCGATCTGAATCTTGAATGGAAGAAATACGCTGCGCAACAATAATTTTTGTTGTATTTGGAATCTCTTGCGAGAATGAACGTCGGATATACGCATCGGTTTTTGTATCAACTGCACTTGTTGAATCGTCTAAAATTAAAATCCTTGGTTTCTTCAACAATGCTCTGGCAATCGTTAATCTTTGTTTTTGGCCGCCAGATACGTTCGTTCCTCCTTGATCCAGTTGCGTTTCATAACCATCTGGAAATGCTTCAACAAAACTATCTGCTTGCGCTAACTCAGCAACGCGCTTTATTTCTTCATCAGATGCTGTTTGGTCACCCCATCGTAAATTTTCACTAATGGTACCCGAAAACAGCACATTTTTTTGCAGAACCATTGCAATTTGATCCCGTAAAGTAACGAGATCGTATTCTTTTACATTACGTCCCGAAACATACACTTCACCTTCAGTTGTATCATACAATCTTGGAATCAATTGAATCAGCGTACTCTTCCCGCTGCCCGTTCCACCGATGATTCCGATTGTTTCACCGGAACGAATTGTTAAATTAATGTTATCCAAATCAGCTTCCTCAGAGAGTAGATTGTATTTGAATTGAACATTTCTAAATTCAATATCGCCATTTTCAATCGTTGTCACAGCATTTTCCGGATTTGTAAGAGATGCCTTCTCTGTAAGAACCTCCGCAACTCTCTCTACCGATGCTTCTGAAATAACAATCATGACAAAAATCATGGAAATCATCATTAAGCTATTTAGAATTTGCATCATATAAGTAATGAAGCTCGTCAACTCACCAGTAGTCATACTTCCGCCCACCACATATCTTGCACCGAACCAGTACACCAATAGTAAAGTAGAATAAATAGCAATCTGCATAACAGGTGAATTTAAGGCAATAATTTTTTCTGCTTTCATAAAAAGACGTTTGATATCTTCCGATGAATCTTTGAATCTTTCAATCTCTTTTTCTTCCCGAACAAATGATTTTACTACTCGGACTCCGTTGATATTCTCTTGTACTGTTCTATTCAAGCGATCATACTTTTTAAAAACTTTAATAAAATAAGGATGGACTTTATAAACGAGCCCTATTAGTACGATTCCTAAAATAGGTACTACTAACAAGATATTTAACGCTAGTTTAAAGTTCGTATAACCCGCCATTATAAAGGCAAAAACAATCATAAAAGGCGCTCGTATTATGGTTTTTAAAATCATTTGAAAGGCCATTTGGATGTTAGAGATATCCGTGGTTAAACGAGTAATCAGACTCGAGGATGAATACTTATCAATGTTATCGAATGCAAAAGTTTGAATATTCTTGTAGATGTCTTGGCGTAGGTTGGTGGAAAAACCAACTGCTGAATCTGATGAATACTTTCCTCCCAAAACACCAAACAGCATTGATAGACAGGCAATGACAAACATTAAAGAACCTATTTTTAATACGTATTGGATATCACCTGTTAATAATCCTTTATCTAAAACTTTTGCCATTAGAAAAGGAATAAATATTTCCGTTGAAACTTCCAATGCCATAAAAAGCATGGTTAAATAAGACGGCTTCTTATATTGCCGTAATGATTTCACGATTGTTTTATACATGTATTGCATTCTCTCCTTCTTACTCTATATATATTCTTGTTCCATCAAATGATAAATTTTGTGGATTGTTTTTATTGTGATTTGAATATCCTCTTCGGGAATTTCTGCCAGCAGCTCAGTATTTCTTTTATGGAAGTCATGGACATCTTTTTTGTATAAAGCCAGTCCTTTATCAGTTAATACAATATTTACTACTCGCTTATCTTTGCTGTTTTCTTCTTTTCGTAAATACCCATTTTTTTCCAAAGTAGTTATATTTCTTGTAATACTTGGGAGTGTCACATTGATTGCTACAGCAACATCGCTCACTCTTACTTCATCTAGTTTGAGTGATAAATCATGGCAAATTTTAATGATATGCACATGTCTTTTTTGTAATTCAGCGGGCGGTTCAGGTAAAAATTGTGTCGTACGTTTTGCGCTCATGCAAGCATGAATATAGTCATCCGACAGTTTACTATTCATTTCAATCTCCTTTCAAACAAATTACCTAACATAATTACCTCAGGTAACTATATTAGCAAAAAAAAGAATAAATAGATAGTATTCTTTCCTTTAAAAATGTACTTATTTCAAAACTCTTTAATTAAGAAGAGAGAAGCTGTATTTAGCTCCTCTCTCTTGTTAGTAAATTCAATTTTAGTGACTCTTTCTATTTTATGATGACACACTCTCTTCTCAATAAAGTCACTTTTACTTTTTCCATAAACAGCTTTGCTATGGGTGTAAGTGCACGTTTTGAATTCGTGACAATTCCCAGGGTGTGAGTAGTTGCGTCCACTAACGGTTTCAAAACGATGTGTTGATTGATGAATCCATCTACAATCCCCAAACCAGAAGCGTAAGCATCTGATTCACACAGCAAATTCATAAGCGTTCCTCGATCATTGGTATAAATGACCGGTTGTGATTCGTAAGCTTCAATCGGGTCTTCATTAAAATCAGGTGCGCTTTGTTCTTCTTGACTGAATCGAACTTGTGGATAATCCCATAAATCTTGGCGTGTGATTTCATTTTTTGTTGCAAGTGGATGATCTTGTCGTAAAAAAATTTGTGTTTGAAAATCTCCTAATGGCTCGAACTGTAATCCTTCTTGTTGAAAATAACGTTCTAATACACGGCGATTCCCTTCATCTATATAAAGAATGCCTAATTCACTTTTGAAGTCTCGGACACTCTCTAGATTTTTTTGAGTAGTTGTTTCTACTAAGTGAAAATTCTGATAGTCATCTTTAAATTGTTCGATTACTTCTAAAAAAGGCTGAGATAAAAAATCATACCGTTGTGTTGTAATCGTAAAATCCTTCTTGAAATTCGTTCGATAGCGTTTTTCTAATAAGTTCACTTGATCCAAAATACGATTGGCATAAACGAGAAAATCACTGCCTTCTTCTGTCAATCGAACCCCTGATTTCGAGCGTAAAAATATACGAACACCTAATTCAATTTCTAAATCTTTAATAGCACTGGATAAACTTGGTTGTGTCACAAATAATTGTTTTGCTGCTTCACTAAAACTCCCAGCTTTAGCAATCGTTACGACATATCGACATTGTTGAATATTCATTATTCCACCCTCTTCGGTTCTAACAAACAAAAAGACCCGATAAATAAATTATCGAGTCCCTTGGCTAAGTTAGATTTGTATACAGTACACTTATCTAATGACTCGCCAAAGAACATGATGGCACATACACATCATGTTAGCAGCAACTGCATATTCATTTATAGAAATAAGTTCATTTGCCATCTTGTTCACCTCGACATTAGAATTTGATTAGATTTATCTTAGCATAGTATTTGAGATTGTCAATGGAGAGCCTCTTCTGTAAGTCTTTTTTTAGAAGTTGCTTTCAGATGATTAATGATATGTGTTGCAGAATAGAGATAATATTGAATTGCGTATACCAACGCCTCATCTTGAACTAAAAAATTGGGATGATGCCATTCATAGGGGGCACCTGTCCCGATAAAAGCAAAGATTCCAGGTATTTCCTGTTGATAAAAAGCAAAGTCTTCTCCTCCAAGCGTTACTTCAGGCTCGACAATATCTGCAAAAATCGAAACTGCTTCTTTTACTTGTTCGGTTAATATTAAATCATTATGGACAGAAGGAGGGCTCGGTATCCAAATAATCTCACTTTTTTGGTTTACTGCTCCAGCATAGGCGGTTACAATTTGTTCAAAAAGCTGTTTCGTTTTTTGTTGAATATCTTCTTTAAATGTTCGAATCGTTCCTTTTAAAACAACTGATTCTGGAATGACATTCCATGTGTTTCCACCATCAATTTTTGTAACACTGACCACCACCGTATCTAGGGGAGAAACGTGACGACTCACAATAGTTTGTAAGCTTGTCACAATTTGACTTGCGGTTACTAAAGGATCATTCCCATTATGCGGGGCAGCTGCATGCGTACCAACGCCTGTGATAATCACTTCAAATTGGTCAACTGCCGCCATCAAATGTCCAGACTTGAGTCCTATCGTTCCTATTGGTAAATCCGGTTTATTATGGTAGCCAATGATTTGTTCTACACCTTCTAAAGCTCCTGCTTCAATCACTTGTCTGGCCCCAAGATTTTGTTCCTCTGCCGGCTGAAAGATTAAGCGAATACGTCCTTTCAGCTTCTCTTCTCGTTCTTTCAAAATAGCAGCTGCTCCTAAAAGTGATGCAGTATGAAAATCATGCCCGCACGCATGCATAACTCCTTGTACTTTTGATTGATAAGATAATTGTGTACTTTCTGTAATTGGTAAAGCATCAATATCTGCACGTAATGCAATAACGGGTCCTTCTTTCCCGATTTCCGCTACTACACCTGTTGCTAGATCCAATGGAAGAATGGGAATACTTCTTTCTTTCAAAAATGACTTGATGACTTCCGTCGTTCGATACTCTTCTCCAGAAAGTTCTGGGTATTGATGAATATCTTTACGAATCGAGATGATTTCTGCTAACAATTCTTCTGATACATTCACTGTTTCAAATCCTTTCCTACACAAAATTCATTTTTCTTAGTTCTTCAATATGACTCTCATGATAAATCGCCATTCCTGTTTTCATAGATTCAAAACCTAACTGTTTATACCAGCTAACCGTGTTTGGATGAGTATACAATGTAATGTTACATTTCGAAAGATGATCAACAAACGTCTTAATAATAAACTTTCCGATTCCCTGTCCTTGATAGTCCTTGTCAACAGCGATATTATAGATCGCCGCTTGAGCAATATAATCAGTCAGTGCACGTCCACACCCAATCAGCTGATTATCCAAGAGAATAAATACCACTTCCTGACTATGTTCAAAGACAAATTTTGTCTCCAGAACCGTGTGATTAGTCAATCCAAATCCTTTTAAAAGCTGATTTACTTCCGCCCAGTTGATGTCTTGTATGTTTCGTTTTACTTGAAAATCCATACTCTCTTCGTCTCCTTAAATAGCAAGTTTATGAATATGATCTCGATAATAAGTAGACAAAAACTGCTTGGTTCGTTCTTGTTTTGGGTGTTCAAAGACTTCTTCAGCAGTGCCGGATTCGATGATTTTCCCTTGATCTAAAAATAGGACACGGTCAGCAACTTTACGCACAAAATTCATTTCGTGAGATACTAGTAACATGGTGTTTCCTTCTTTTGCCGCTTTTTTTATGGTATCCAAAACTTCGCCTACTAATTCCGGATCAAGTGCAGAGGTTGGTTCATCTAGTAGTAATAATTCTGGTTGCATTGCTAAAGCACGTGCAATAGCTACACGTTGTTGTTGACCGCCGGAAAGATGTTTTGGATAAAAGTCTGCCCGCTCAATCATACCAACTTTTTTCAGCTGTTGCTCTGCAATTTCTTTTGCCTCTTGCTTAGGAAGACCTTTTACAATCACTAATCCTTCCATCACATTTTCTAAAGCTGTCTTCTGTTGAAAAAGGTTAAACTGCTGAAAAACCATTGCCGTTAATTTTCTCAATTGTAAAACATCAACTTTCTTTGCTTGGGCGATATCTAAGTGGAAATTATTTAGCTGAATCGTACCAGACTCTCCTTGCTCAAGGAAATTAAGCGAGCGTAACAAAGTTGATTTCCCAGCACCCGATGAACCAATAATCGCCACTACTTGTCCCGGCAAAATATCAAATGAGATATCATTCAACACCGTATTTTGATGAAATGTTTTTGTTAAGTTTTTAATCTGTATCATAACCAATCTCCCGCCTTTCTTGCTCGTAGCTGAACGTTGTCCGGAATACTAATTTTCTTTTCTACAAACTGGATTAATTGTTCAATCATAATCGTTACTCCCCAGTAGATTACTGCTAGTGCCAAATAAACTTCAAAGTAGCGATAATTAGCACCAGCAATAATTTTAGCTTGCGCTGTCATCTCCACAACCGCGCAAACAAAGGCCAATGATGTTCCTTTTAACAGTCCGATTAATGTATTTCCTAAAGTTGGCAAAGCTACTACAAATGCCTCTGGTATAATCACGCGTGCCAACACTTGTGGATAAGTCATCCCTAAAGATTGTGCTGCTTCGATTTGCCCCTTATTAACCGATTGCAGTGCTCCACGAATATTTTCTGAATTATATGCTCCTTCATTAACCGCAAATGTCACTAACACAAAAAGCAGCGAAGGAATATTATTAATATTAAAATCTGTGCCATTATTATAATTGTAATATTTTAACAATAATGGAATTCCATTGTAGGACAAATACAATTGTACGATTAATGGTGTCCCTCGTACAAAAGATACAAATACAGCAAATATCTGTGATAGCACGGGTATTTTATTCATCTTTACGATTGCAATCAATAAACCTAGTAACAGTCCAAGTAACATCGATAAAATAGTAATTTCCAAGGTCATCGGCAAATATACCAATAACCTTGGAATCGAAGTAAGAACCGTTTCAAAATCAAATATTTTTC
Coding sequences:
- a CDS encoding GNAT family N-acetyltransferase, with amino-acid sequence MDFQVKRNIQDINWAEVNQLLKGFGLTNHTVLETKFVFEHSQEVVFILLDNQLIGCGRALTDYIAQAAIYNIAVDKDYQGQGIGKFIIKTFVDHLSKCNITLYTHPNTVSWYKQLGFESMKTGMAIYHESHIEELRKMNFV
- a CDS encoding amino acid ABC transporter ATP-binding protein, producing the protein MIQIKNLTKTFHQNTVLNDISFDILPGQVVAIIGSSGAGKSTLLRSLNFLEQGESGTIQLNNFHLDIAQAKKVDVLQLRKLTAMVFQQFNLFQQKTALENVMEGLVIVKGLPKQEAKEIAEQQLKKVGMIERADFYPKHLSGGQQQRVAIARALAMQPELLLLDEPTSALDPELVGEVLDTIKKAAKEGNTMLLVSHEMNFVRKVADRVLFLDQGKIIESGTAEEVFEHPKQERTKQFLSTYYRDHIHKLAI
- a CDS encoding amino acid ABC transporter permease; its protein translation is MGKIFDFETVLTSIPRLLVYLPMTLEITILSMLLGLLLGLLIAIVKMNKIPVLSQIFAVFVSFVRGTPLIVQLYLSYNGIPLLLKYYNYNNGTDFNINNIPSLLFVLVTFAVNEGAYNSENIRGALQSVNKGQIEAAQSLGMTYPQVLARVIIPEAFVVALPTLGNTLIGLLKGTSLAFVCAVVEMTAQAKIIAGANYRYFEVYLALAVIYWGVTIMIEQLIQFVEKKISIPDNVQLRARKAGDWL